The region ccagaatgtgacgacttgggactAAGAATGTGTTGAACATTTGAGCGATGAAAACTATCAATGCAAGATCAACAGGTGTGTTAATGGTGCAGATAAAAGGATACTCCTGATACAAAACTtgagttaaaatgtttaaagaaagtaaaacttttGGTTCAACAAGTAAACATTTGTCATCAAGATTTTTAACGTTTCACCTTTTATTATCTAATTTAAAGGATTTCCAgacgtcttttaattatgattttgctgtttttagtctaaattaagaaaagctgttgttttttaggacatagtttctgcagagcggcagtagttcattggaattttacctctgagttgtgggcgggatcattCCTGCTTGCAACCTAAAACTAACATTATTGGTAAAAGGAGAAACTAATAATTGTGGTTCgtgttaatatgacaccaagatgtaGGTGGCGGGCACACAGCGGTATAGAGTAGCAAAAAATGAggaagaagaagcccttccctgcgtGTTTGGTGTAAATACCAATAGATGGTGCTTAGCCCAGATCTTGAATGTGCCACATGTGGCCAGAGTGAAAACAGGATCCCGTCCACGTGTCACTATGCACATTTGTGCTCTCCATCCAATGAACGGGCTTTTAAACctaaaccagttaaactttgaccaatcattGTCTTGGATTTGGCACTGACGTACGAGTAGCATCATAACCGTGGCACAAGCGATCATTCTACAACCTTTTGTTCTCCTCCCAGGTTTGGACCCACCACCATATCTGTGAGGATGGGGCGACTGGATCTAATGGGCTTGCGGGCTTCCATAGAGCCTCTTGAGAATGGGCTGCGGTCCCTCAGCCTCCTGTCAGAGATGCTCCTCCATGTAGATGCAGACGCTGTCTTTCCTGGAGGTCCGATCTTTGATGGCTTCAGGCGAGCGATTCAGGAAATGGAGAAACACTTCAAAGAGTCAGAGCACATAGCCACTGTGGAGCTACATCGTCTAGATGAAGAGACCGAGCGTCTCACTGCAGATCAAAGtgatttagagaaaaagaaaaaggagcaaGACGCTAAGTTGGGAGATCTGAAAATGTGCCTGGACTCATATGAGTCGTCTTTAAAGAGTTACAGTGAAGCTCGAGAGACGGAGCAGAGAAACCTGAACTCTGCAGAGGAGACATTGAAGAAACTGGAGGACAacaaaaattatgcacaaacaaTTAGGGATATTGGGATTGGCCTTCTTGCCATACCATTTTTCGGATGGATCAGTGGTaagtaaattcaaaatgaaatcagagctgaattttaaaaaggtgttttttgctaaaatgtccTTCCCTGTTTTCTAGGGGGAATCATGGTTGGTGTTGGCCAAACCGACTTAAACACAGCCCACAAAGCTCGTCAGGAGGTGGAGAAATGTGACTCCCAAGTGAAGGTCTACAGTCAAAATGTGTCTGACTGCAAAGAATCAATCGCCAAAACTCAGGCAGAAATCAAAGAGGTCAGCAGCAGAATTAGTGAGATGGAGGCAGAACTGAAGGCCGTGACTGTGGAACGGGAAACTGTAGCAGACATTCAGAGTCAAACTAGAAAAGCCGTCCACCATCTGGGGCTCCTGTCTGGGGTGGGGAATGCAGCTGAGCTACAGAGCAGAAATCATATTCTGATGGAAACCACGATGAAGGTGATGAACGAACTGACCCCAGTGTTGACCCAGATCACAGGAAGTGCCCTGCTGCCCTCTGAGGGCTTAAAAAGCATAATGGAGGATATGAATACCAACAAGAGAAAGCTAAAAGCAAATCTGAGTGACGGAGATGAGAATTATTACTGATATGTGTTTCTTTGGACAGCATGAGGTGAGACCATcaccagaacaaaaaaaagactaaaaaattaaataaataatgatacatacataatcaatataaataaagtttagcataaataCAAAGGGGGTTTATACAAACATAGACCTTGTCAGAAGATCAAAGTTGTAAAGTAACACATAGGAGGCTCTCGGCTCTTATCTGATCGCTCAGCACCTGCATgacaagtaaaaatatatttaaaaaaaaaagactaaacatCTTCCTGATTAGTTAAATAGCTATCGTTTAATCATAAATACGTTTCTCTCTGTCACAACTCTCTGTATTCATACAGCTAAGcgcaatttagaaaaaaaagattaaaaataaaaaaatgctaaatctgTTGATAATTAATCTTTATATCATATTAATCTTGTATAACTATTAATATCATATTGGATGCATATATTTATCAGACCCCTATTGATCCAAACTGTATATAACCTTATCGGTTCTGTCCTCTAGGTTATCGTCCTCctactagaggcagtagaagggcttttctcAATCAGTTCAAAATGTCTTCTTCCATGAAATCTTAAAATCACTTAAACATACTTAAACATGATGAGAATATCTCATCTtttgtcattaatttttttcagacaattacttgctgtattgaaataatGCTAAATGAGTTGATaattataatacagttacaccatgttaaagaCGTACGTATAAAATTTGAAACACTGTGTAATAAAGGTGATTTCTAGACCTggaactgtaaaaataataataataaaaaaaactaatactgATGAAacgaaaatgttttttacttttgtgcaGTCTTGTTGTAACTTTCAAACCTATCTATGTATATTTCCATGTGAATGTTGGTTTAATTGTTTTAGAACCACAGTGACCTTTGTTTTTCANNNNNNNNNNNNNNNNNNNNNNNNNNNNNNNNNNNNNNNNNNNNNNNNNNNNNNNNNNNNNNNNNNNNNNNNNNNNNNNNNNNNNNNNNNNNNNNNNNNNNNNNNNNNNNNNNNNNNNNNNNNNNNNNNNNNNNNNNNNNNNNNNNNNNNNNNNNNNNNNNNNNNNNNNNNNNNNNNNNNNNNNNNNNNNNNNNNNNNNNNNNNNNNNNNNNNNNNNNNNNNNNNNNNNNNNNNNNNNNNNNNNNNNNNNNNNNNNNNNNNNNNNNNNNNNNNNNNNNNNNNNNNNNNNNNNNNNNNNNNNNNNNNNNNNNNNNNNNNNNNNNNNNNNNNNNNNNNNNNNNNNNNNNNNNNNNNNNNNNNNCAGAGTTATTTACTAttaaaattaacctaaaaagcACATAATCTAGCGTCTGATCAGAGGAAACGTTAACTCCATTTACACataatctttttaaacaaattagatTTTACACCAACAATTTCATGTTTAGGTTTCACATTAGAATGaggtaaaagatgaaaatggaCCATAAGGAGGAAAAGAGGCACGTTTTACGTGGCATTCCTGCATTTttagttcaagtaaatctgttgtacttttattttgaaaagaattcgtatgtgctgctgtcaaaagtaaaataataaaaactattataattttattattttaaatgtttaataccTCCATTTGATATATTATTGGTTAAACAAACTCATAACAAtgaataaagtgtatttttttctaaacatttgggtttggtttgaataaagttagatctaaataaaaatcaatctaATTTAATAACCAGTTTCTGACATTTGTCTGCATTTAGTCTTGGACTATCAAGCTGTTTGAGAAATCAAGAAGCAGACATGACGCCTGCACACACATGTGCATTTTCCCATCTGTAGAGTTGAGGGGGAGGGAATTCCCGACAACCGTGTTTGTAAAATCAGTGTGAGACGAGCCAgatgatcattttaatagttaataattctctttttttcttacaacaGAGCCGCTATAAAAGCTGCTTCAAGTCAGAATGTCACTCAGAAATTTTCAAACCTCTGAAGCAAAAATTCTCAGGTAAGATTGGTTTAATACTGAACATAAGGCGCTTATAAgactctaaaaaaaatgttttcctttctctctttatgtgattttgacagattttctgtAAAGACGACAGAGTTCATCGACATGAAGCCCGTCAttctggctgttttggttctgcTGCTCGTCAGTCAGAGTGAGTCCTTCTCAAAAAGACGtctttgaaaaactaaaagtttctCCTTCCTAATATTTCTGATCTACAGAAAAAGCTGAtatcctgttttcatttttcagatgaGGCTTTGAAGTGTTACTGTGAAAACACGACGGTTTGTGACGGACCCGTCCACGAATGTAAACCTGAAGAAACGGTCTGTCTTGCGACGGCCCTTCTTCAAGTCGGTAAGTTTTGACCTTCTTTTGTCTACCATTGATTTAGCTTTCATAAAGATCCACTTTCATGAAAATcagaggagctgtaagctagcaggagagagtgaaaacagagggatgatgggatatgagggccggcttactctgcaccaaaagccccgcccacaacttagaggcaaatatTTCATGAACTCCTGCAGTTTGCAGAAACCATGTTCTAGATTTATGAttaattatcattaaaagatcactgggaacacgtTTACAATTGACCAAAGGATGATTGGAGTCAGACTAAAAggaaaaggttttctttttaaaaaatctgaagacAAATTGACAGTTTATCTTCTTCTTTGACTTCTACAGGTAGATACTTCAGGAGGTGTGCAGAACCCAGTGCATGCTTCAACCTGAATGTACCTGGTGTTGCATATTCCACTTGCTGCAGGACNCAATTGACCAAAGGATGATTGGAGTCagactaaaagaaaaagttttgttttgaaaaaaactgaagacaaaTTGACAGTTTATCTTCTTCTTTGACTTTTCCAGGTAGATCCTTCAGGAGGTGTGCAGAACCCAGCGCATGCTCCAACCTGAATGTACCTGGTGTTGCATATTCCACTTGCTGCAGGACTGACTTGTGCAACTGATGCTCTGAAGTCCATTAAAACTGCTTTGAATtccacaataaaaatgtattttacacacatttgtctGTCATTGTACGATTATTTTCTGAATAAGTTGAATGTAGTTTGCTTTGCTGTGTAGGAGCTTATTTTGATGTCACAATTATTATGCAATgaagaaaaatctttgaaagCAACTTGAAGTTTTAGTTTGGACATTACCCATAATTCATCTGTATGATTTCCTACTTGATGAACAGTCCACAAGTAAATATCTGGAAGCATTAATGTGGACAAATCTAGATGGACACCTTGAAGacccgctccaatgaaaattgtttaaataaaggaatAGTTGAGGAATATGAATATTTAGAACTTGTAAGTCATGCTTTTGCGTCTACACGGCTAGATTAATAGTCTAATAGTCTGATTTCCTGTCTTAATAAGAAGAAgctgttacttttttaaactatttttaagctgATGCTATTAAAGACCACATAAAGTCCACATCAAATTTCAATCATTTATAGGTCAAAGATTTCTGAATAATTTCTGGTGCCACTTTTGGGATTCTTaatataaaatttgttttatgcggtacatgttttgtttttttatgttttgcaaacACAATTTGTCACAGCACATCCAAAGGACACATCCTGGATCGGTCATGTCATCATTTTGTTAAAGCAATACACACACTGATCCAAGGTTTCACTTTCTGTGTGCGCTCTGCAGTGCTGACTCACCAGGGAGTGTTCTTCACTCCATCACTAGTGagtattttgtttgtgtgtgtatgctAAAAATTAACTCATGATGACCAAATGTGTACCCAAAGTTTAAACTGTAGGATCTGTGGTTTAACAACAAAAAGGTTTTGTGTAAGACGTGGTTGTGTGCACCAgcacatctgtgtgtgtgtgaacactCAGACAAATAGACTGAGCTGTTCTGTGACACACATTTCTAGCTGAGGGGGGTTTCTCAGCCATCTGAAACCAAGAGGAGGATCAGGAGCACATCATGACACAGGCTGACCGGGCTTCAAGCTGTGCAGAGGAAGGAGACACCGAAAGGTAAGTGGCTCTGatttctctgctgctgcacatAGTGGGTCTGACTAACAGTTTAACTCTAGATCAGCTTTAAGCGAAACTGAAAGTGAAGGAGTTCTTTCAAGTACGTAGGATGGTATGGGATAAGAGGAATATcaaaaggaaaaggaaataTGTGCACAAAGTAATacttaaaaatatcaatatgaatacaacattttgtTCTAGGTTTAACTTGTCTGTTTTAGAGACGATTTGTCTTGGTTTTGAAAAAGAACTTTCCCtagtcgtcgttttttgatgcaCTGGCTGTTCATATTGCATCACGGGTCCCTAACCACTGAGCCAggaaccagaactggtccagtacggCAATGTAttgcgtcctgaggaccagtgcgTATCTGGTACCATATCCAGTACCACGACCCGAGTgctgtggacccttgattttacgaacagcgagcacccaaaacatcaaaaagtgacgtagaagggtctttaaccaaacgccagaatgtgacgacttgggactAAGAATGTGTTGAACATTTGAGCGATGAAAACTATCAATGCAAGATCAACAGGTGTGTTAAAGGTGCAGATAAAAGGATACTCCTGATACAACACTTGAGTTAATAtgtttaaagaaagtaaaacttttGGTTCAACAAGTAAACATTTGTCATCAAGATTTTTAACGTTTCACCTTTTATTATCTAATTTAAAGGATTTCCAgacgtcttttaattatgattttgctgtttttagcctaaattaagaaaagctgttgttttttaggacatagtttctgcagagcggcagtagttcattggaattttacctctgagttgtgggcgggatcattCCTGCTTGCAACCTAAAACTAACATTATTGGTAAAAGGAGAAACTAATAATTGTGGTTCgtgttaatatgacaccaagatgtaGGTGGCGGGCACACAGCGGTATAGAGTAGCAAAAAATGAggaagaagaagcccttccctgcgtGTTTGGTGTAAATACCAATAGATGGTGCTTAGCCCAGATCTTGAATGTGCCACATGTGGCCAGAGTGAAAACAGGATCCCGTCCACGTGTCACTATGCACATTTGTGCTCTCCATCCAATGAACGGGCTTTTAAACctaaaccagttaaactttgaccaatcattGTCTTGGATTTGGCACTGACGTACGAGTAGCATCATAACCGTGGCACAAGCGATCATTCTACAACCTTTTGTTCTCCTCCCAGGTTTGGACCCACCACCATATCTGTGAGGATGGGGCGACTGGATCTAATGGGCTTGCGGGCTTCCATAGAGCCTCTTGAGAATGGGCTGCGGTCCCTCAGCCTCCTGTCAGAGATGCTCCTCCATGTAGATGCAGACGCTGTCTTTCCTGGAGGTCCGATCTTTGATGGCTTCAGGCGAGCGATTCAGGAAATGGAGAAACACTTCAAAGAGTCAGAGCACATAGCCACTGTGGAGCTACATCGTCTAGATGAAGAGACCGAGCGTCTCACTGCAGATCAAAGtgatttagagaaaaagaaaaaggagcaaGACGCTAAGTTGGGAGATCTGAAAATGTGCCTGGACTCATATGAGTCGTCTTTAAAGAGTTACAGTGAAGCTCGAGAGACGGAGCAGAGAAACCTGAACTCTGCAGAGGAGACATTGAAGAAACTGGAGGGCAacaaaaattatgcacaaacaaTTAGGGATGTTGGGATTGGCCTTCTTGCCATACCATTTTTCGGATGGATCAGTGGTaagtaaattcaaaatgaaatcagagctgaattttaaaaaagtgttttttgctaaaatgtccTTCCCTGTTTTCTAGGGGGAATCATGGTTGGTGTTGGCCAAACCGACTTAAACACAGCCCACAAAGCTCGTCAGGAGGTGGAGAAATGTGACTCCCAAGTGAAGGTCTACAGTCAAAATGTGTCTGACTGCAAAGAATCAATCGCCAAAACTCAGGCAGAAATCAAAGAGGTCAGCAGCAGAATTAGTGAGATGGAGGCAGAACTGAAGGCCGTGACTGTGGAACGGGAAACTGTAGCAGACATTCAGAGTCAAACTAGAAAAGCCGTCCACCATCTGGGGCTCCTGTCTGGGGTGGGGAATGCAGCTGAGCTACAGAGCAGAAATCATATTCTGATGGAAACCACGATGAAGGTGATGAACGAACTGACCCCAGTGTTGACCCAGATCACAGGAAGTGCCCTGCTGCCCTCTGAGGGCTTAAAAAGCATAATGGAGGATATGAATACCAACCAGAGAAAGCTAAAAGCAAATCTGAGTGACGGAGATGAGAATTATTACTGATATGTGTTTCTTTGGACAGCATGAGGTGAGACCATcaccagaacaaaaaaaagactaaaaaattaaataaataatgatacatacataatcaatataaataaagtttagcataaataCAAAGGGGGTTTATACAAACATAGACCTTGTCAGAAGATCAAAGTTGTAAAGTAACACACAGGAGGCTCTCGGCTCTTATCTGATCGCTCAGCACCTGCATgacaagtaaaaatatatttaaaaaaaaaagacaaaacatcttCCTGATTAGTTAAATAGCTATCGTTTAATCATAAATACGTTTCTCTCTGTCACAACTCTCTGTACTCATACAGCTAAGcgcaaattagaaaaaaaagattaaaaataaaaaaatgcaaaatctgTTGATAATTAATCTTTATATCATATTAATCTTGTATAACTATTAATATCATATTGGATGCATATATTTCTCAGACCCCTATTGATCCAAACTGTAAATAACTTTATCGGTTCTGTCCTCTAGGTTATCATCCTCctactagaggcagtagaagggcttttctcAATCAGTTCAAAATGTCTTCTTccatgaaatcttaaaaacacttaaacatACTTAAACATGATGAGAATATCTCAtcttttgtcattattttttttcagacaactacttgctgtattgaaataatgctaaattataattataatacagttacaccatgttaaagaCGTACGTATAAAATTTGAAACACTATGTAATAAAGGTGATTTCTAGACCTggaactgtaaaaataataataataaaaaaaaactaatactgATGAAAcgaaatgttttttacttttgtgcaGTCTTGTTGTAACTTTCAAACCTATCTATGTATATTTCCATGTGCATGTTGGTTTAATTGTTTTAGAACCACAGTGACCTTTGTTTTTCACCTGCAGCAGTTGGAATAAAAGTTATAATCGCACATAATGTGTTTGTCTGATGAAACTGAACTGTGACGAGCAGGTAcgttttatgacatttttaggtaaaatcGAAAGACTTTTCTAAGACATTTCTACAGAACGTTgtaaatttacctctgagttgtgggcgggattatTGGCGGGACATGAGCCtgcgctaatttcccatcatccatctgtttgcatGCTCTCAATGGCCTCTTCCACCCCCAACCAAACAGCAAAAAAGGCGAAGAATATTGGAGCCAAAGCCCTTTCCCTTTTAAAAACACCTCAAGGTCTAAACGAAAGAAAAAAGactttaccacattttaaaataaaactacaacttttattatttttggataaaCTACATggtaaaataatcttaattgcattcagaatttaccttcaaatagatgATTTCTTAGTACTTTGAGAATAAGGCTCCAGCTGAtgcattaaacatgttttaaacttaAGAACTTGGAtcataacatcaaatacatccaccaaactgttaagattcaaaacacaatgATAATAGCAGTAAAAGGTAAAAGTTTACGGCTCCTTCCCCAACATCTGCTCTCTCCAGTGTTTTCGTCACTAGACTGaaagttagcattagcgctgCATTTCCTAGCTGGACTTTCTCCGGTCCGTGCAACCAAGAAAGAAGCTCTCAACACTGGCGGCatgaatttagaaaattatatgCCAACTAACTTTCACTTTCTtacgaaaaaacaaaataagtgtAACCAACAATAAGATTCAGCCTCATGGGCTCTTAAAATACCGATATGTTACTTACTACTAATcgtgtgtttttctgtcagacTAAGAAGGAGGTATCATCTGGAGTTGATCTAAAACTCTGCTGTGAGGATCTAAAAGGAGAGATCGCATCTCTCTCATCCTCAAAGCTCTTCATTGGCTCCCGGCTGATCACCACTTTCAGTAGAAAATATTAGTGCTGACTTTTAGAGCTCTCCATGGTCAAGCTCCTTCATTTGTCTGTGATCTGATCGCCCCCTACTGACCATCTTGTGCACTGAAGTCTGTGGATCAGAACTTCAAGTTTTGGTTGTTTACAACATTTTATGTCATATAACagagcaaaatgatggtaaaaggtttaactTAATGTCAGAGTTATTTACTAttaaaattaacctaaaaagcACATAATCTAGC is a window of Oryzias melastigma strain HK-1 unplaced genomic scaffold, ASM292280v2 sc00716, whole genome shotgun sequence DNA encoding:
- the LOC112141198 gene encoding uncharacterized protein LOC112141198, with the translated sequence MGRLDLMGLRASIEPLENGLRSLSLLSEMLLHVDADAVFPGGPIFDGFRRAIQEMEKHFKESEHIATVELHRLDEETERLTADQSDLEKKKKEQDAKLGDLKMCLDSYESSLKSYSEARETEQRNLNSAEETLKKLEDNKNYAQTIRDIGIGLLAIPFFGWISGGIMVGVGQTDLNTAHKARQEVEKCDSQVKVYSQNVSDCKESIAKTQAEIKEVSSRISEMEAELKAVTVERETVADIQSQTRKAVHHLGLLSGVGNAAELQSRNHILMETTMKVMNELTPVLTQITGSALLPSEGLKSIMEDMNTNKRKLKANLSDGDENYY
- the LOC118598462 gene encoding uncharacterized protein LOC118598462 translates to MGRLDLMGLRASIEPLENGLRSLSLLSEMLLHVDADAVFPGGPIFDGFRRAIQEMEKHFKESEHIATVELHRLDEETERLTADQSDLEKKKKEQDAKLGDLKMCLDSYESSLKSYSEARETEQRNLNSAEETLKKLEGNKNYAQTIRDVGIGLLAIPFFGWISGGIMVGVGQTDLNTAHKARQEVEKCDSQVKVYSQNVSDCKESIAKTQAEIKEVSSRISEMEAELKAVTVERETVADIQSQTRKAVHHLGLLSGVGNAAELQSRNHILMETTMKVMNELTPVLTQITGSALLPSEGLKSIMEDMNTNQRKLKANLSDGDENYY